Part of the Deltaproteobacteria bacterium genome, CGGCCTCGAAAAATCCTTTGTCCATCCCAATGAAGACCGGAGCCGAACTGGAGAGCTTGAGAAGGCCTACCTTCACTGTGGTCAGGCCGAAAGAAGTGCTTATAGGAATAAGGATCAATAAGAAACCGAGCAACATACTGAAAAACTGTTTTCTGGCCATAATTAATTCTCCTTTTTTAAAGGACCACATTAATTCGATGGGGCAAAAGGGTTAAAAAAAATGTAACCATTTAGCCCTTTGAAAAATTTAAGACTTTTATCTGAAAATCCTGATTTTCTCAAACGTCATTCCGGTGAAAACCGGAATCCAGGTTTCTTTCGTCTCAGTATGACTCCTGGATTCCGGTTTTCACCGGAATGACGGAGAGGTTATCGCCGTTTTTTCAAAAAGCTAAACTGATACAAAAAAATTCATTTTACCAGCCCTTCAGGTAAAAATAAAGCAATTTCAGGGAGGTTAAACACCATGAATCCAGAATAATGGTATATCTTTTTTGGGGCTGTTACTCATTCTGAATTCCAAAATTTTAAATATCTTTGATTAGAATTTATGCGTGATACCCACTAATAAAAAAAGGGTGTTTATGCCGCTGTTGGGTTGTTTGACGCTGGCGTTGGAGACATGACGATAGAGGCCTTCTGCGGTAATAGCCTTATCTTTTTCAAAAAAATAGTGTATTCCAATTCCGGCTTGTTCAAGAAAATTAAATTGGGTAGACTGTTCATGGCTGGTCTGGGACATATAAAGGAAGCCCAGGCCTGCTTTCACGTAGGGCTGAACGGGGTGCCTCTCGGGGAGAATCCCGACTTTTAACATGAGGGCCGTTCCGGCTTCCCAATTCAGATCGGGTTGGGAAACCATACTCATAAAGGGTTCTATTTGGAACTGAAATAAACCCGGTGGACAAAACCCTTTTTTTTCAAGAAAAGGTTTGAGATCAACATCGAAATCAAGGATCACCGGGTGGAGACGATATTCCCCTTTTTTTTCCAATGGGCCGGTTCCAAGACCAGTCAACACCCCTATACCTTGAAAAACCTTCGACTTACTATCTGCTGCCCAACTGTTAATAGAGAAAATAAATAATAACGATAAGACGATAATAGCCGTTGTTTTTTTCATGGGTTTATTTCCTTTCCGTGAATTAATTTTGCAGGATAAAGGAAGGGAAGCAGGGGGTCAAGCAGAATCACTTTTTTCTTGACACCTTTTATTGTTTGTTCTATATAGAAATAAAATGTTCTCTATGGAGAAAATGTTGGGACAAACAATAAAATATGAAGCCGACCGGTAAAACAACAAAAGTGCAAATAAAAAGAGTTCCTGCCGTAGACAAATGCTTCAAAATTTTGGAGCTGTTGGCCGGGGCAAAGAATCCCCTGGGGATCAGTGAGCTGTCTCATCGGCTGGGTTTTCATAAGAGCACGGTTTTTAACCTGATTTATACCCTGGTGGATTTAGGGGTCCTCGAAATGGCTTCTGAAAACAAGGTGCGTCTGGGTATAAAACTGTATACCCTTGGCCGGGAGGCCGGAGCCGGATCGATACTCATTTCCAAGATACACCCTTATCTGGAGGAAATCAATCAACAAACCAAGCTTTCCGTATTTCTGGGGCTTCGCTCCGGAATGAAGGCCGTGATTGTCGATAAGGTGGATTCACCCTATGATATCAAGGTCTCCTCCGAAATGGGCATGAAAATCCCCCTGGTGGCCGGAGCAAGTGGAAAGGTCCTGTTGTCGCAACTGCCCGAAGCCCAGGTCGATAAAATTCTGTCAGAAAACAAATTGATAAAATTTACCCCTTATTCCTGTACTGATCTAAAACAATTTAAAAATAAGATAAAAAAATCCGGGGAGGATCAAATCGCTCTGGACGATGAAGAATATATCGAAGGCATACGTGCCCTGGCTATCCCCTTGAATATCGGCCGGCCGGATTTTCAGGCCGCCATCTGGGTTGTAGGATTGAAAAGCCAGATCACCGATCAAATGATACCCGAGTATAAGGACCAACTTAAAAAAATAGGGGCCCGGATTGAGGCCCAATTCTCTTCGTGAGGAGGTTCCTCTATGATGGTTGAAGACGGCAGGAAATATTGGAATCCTGTACTGGAGACCCTGACTTCGGATCAGCATCTGGCCCTTGAACTCAGGAATCTTCGTAAGCTGATTCGGTATGCCAAGGAGCATTCGGTTTTTTATCAGGAAAAGTACAAGGACATCCTTCCCGAAGAAATCACCACTATCGAATCGGTCCGCCGACTCCCATTGATCGACAAAGAAGACCTCCGGAAAGCCCAGGAGGGCAAGCCCCCTTTCCCTTACGGAGAAATGTTAGGCGTTGATTTAAAGGAGGTGACCGATTTCCGTCAGACATCGGGGACCACCGGAAGACCGGTTTATGTTCCGGAATCTTATGAGAGCTGGCAGTGGCGGATTGAGGTCTGGTGCCATATCCTCTGGATGGCCGGATTCCGGGAAACAGATCGCGTCTTTGTTCCCTTTGGCTATAATGTCTATGTGGCCTTCT contains:
- a CDS encoding IclR family transcriptional regulator, giving the protein MAGAKNPLGISELSHRLGFHKSTVFNLIYTLVDLGVLEMASENKVRLGIKLYTLGREAGAGSILISKIHPYLEEINQQTKLSVFLGLRSGMKAVIVDKVDSPYDIKVSSEMGMKIPLVAGASGKVLLSQLPEAQVDKILSENKLIKFTPYSCTDLKQFKNKIKKSGEDQIALDDEEYIEGIRALAIPLNIGRPDFQAAIWVVGLKSQITDQMIPEYKDQLKKIGARIEAQFSS
- a CDS encoding acyloxyacyl hydrolase codes for the protein MKKTTAIIVLSLLFIFSINSWAADSKSKVFQGIGVLTGLGTGPLEKKGEYRLHPVILDFDVDLKPFLEKKGFCPPGLFQFQIEPFMSMVSQPDLNWEAGTALMLKVGILPERHPVQPYVKAGLGFLYMSQTSHEQSTQFNFLEQAGIGIHYFFEKDKAITAEGLYRHVSNASVKQPNSGINTLFLLVGITHKF